One Nostoc punctiforme PCC 73102 DNA window includes the following coding sequences:
- a CDS encoding SDR family NAD(P)-dependent oxidoreductase: MNSNIKKLTGKVALVTGGSRGIGAAIAKRLAEDGADIAISYATSSETAAIVVRELEEKGVSAAAFKADQADPLQVGNLVKMVAERFGRLDILVNNAGIFVLGVVGDSASDIASFERQFAINVGGVVAAVRAAVPLMTEGGRIISIGSCVGTHSLWAGISDYSATKSAIAGYTRGWARDLGSRAITVNVIQPGPIETDMNPSDSDFAVIQKAATALNRYGKPEEVAAAVAFLASPDAAFITGATLDVDGGMNA, encoded by the coding sequence ATGAATAGCAATATTAAGAAACTTACAGGTAAAGTTGCCCTAGTTACAGGTGGTTCACGGGGTATTGGTGCTGCGATCGCTAAACGTCTGGCTGAAGACGGCGCAGACATTGCCATCAGTTACGCCACCTCATCGGAAACGGCCGCGATCGTTGTCCGGGAACTCGAAGAAAAAGGCGTTAGTGCCGCCGCTTTCAAAGCCGACCAAGCCGATCCTCTCCAGGTTGGGAATTTGGTTAAGATGGTCGCCGAACGCTTTGGTCGTCTCGATATTCTCGTGAACAACGCTGGTATATTTGTCCTTGGTGTAGTTGGCGATTCTGCAAGCGATATTGCCTCCTTTGAACGGCAGTTTGCGATCAATGTCGGTGGCGTAGTGGCTGCCGTCCGCGCGGCTGTACCACTCATGACTGAAGGTGGACGAATCATCTCCATTGGCTCCTGTGTTGGAACCCATTCCCTTTGGGCAGGAATCTCCGATTATTCAGCAACTAAATCTGCGATCGCTGGCTACACGCGCGGATGGGCACGTGACCTGGGGTCGAGGGCGATTACAGTTAACGTCATACAGCCAGGCCCAATTGAAACTGATATGAACCCATCTGATAGTGATTTTGCGGTAATTCAAAAAGCAGCCACAGCGCTCAACCGCTACGGTAAGCCAGAGGAAGTTGCAGCTGCGGTCGCTTTTCTCGCTAGTCCTGACGCAGCTTTCATCACCGGTGCAACACTTGATGTTGATGGCGGCATGAATGCTTAG
- a CDS encoding aldo/keto reductase produces MDINRRDLLKLVSASGLGGAGVFALQGLTKQVLAQNQPTPLQIKKGEMLYRQLGRTGEQVSVIGLGGHHIGRPKDEQEGINLIRTALDRGINFMDNSWDYHNGGSEIRMGKALQNGYRQKAFLMTKIDGRTKAAATKQIDESLKRLQTDHIDLLQHHEVIRMEDPDRIFAPGGAMEAVVEAQKAGKIRYIGFTGHKDPLVHLRMLEVANQNKFRFDTVQMPLNVMDAHFRSFERQVLPRLVQDRIAVLGMKSMGDQNILKSNVVKPIECLHYAMNLPTSTVITGIESMPILNQAFEAVSTFTPMSQEQVRALLNRTRQAALKGQYELFKTTSQFDSTAKNPEWLG; encoded by the coding sequence GTGGATATTAACAGACGAGATTTACTGAAGCTAGTTTCTGCTTCTGGTTTAGGTGGAGCTGGGGTATTTGCTTTACAAGGTTTAACTAAACAGGTTTTAGCGCAAAATCAGCCTACTCCACTCCAGATAAAAAAAGGTGAAATGCTGTACAGGCAACTAGGACGCACCGGAGAACAAGTATCTGTAATTGGTCTAGGTGGTCATCATATTGGTAGACCAAAAGATGAGCAAGAGGGTATTAATCTGATCCGTACTGCCCTCGATCGCGGGATTAATTTTATGGACAATAGCTGGGATTACCATAACGGAGGTAGCGAAATTCGCATGGGTAAAGCTCTGCAAAATGGTTATCGTCAAAAAGCTTTTCTGATGACTAAAATTGACGGTCGTACAAAGGCGGCTGCTACTAAACAAATTGATGAATCTTTAAAACGTTTGCAAACAGACCACATTGATTTATTGCAACATCATGAAGTCATTCGCATGGAAGATCCAGACCGGATTTTTGCCCCTGGCGGTGCGATGGAAGCAGTTGTGGAAGCACAAAAAGCTGGCAAGATTCGCTACATAGGCTTTACTGGGCACAAAGATCCTTTAGTACACCTGAGAATGTTGGAAGTTGCCAATCAAAACAAGTTCCGTTTTGATACAGTGCAGATGCCGTTAAATGTTATGGATGCCCATTTCCGCAGTTTTGAGAGGCAAGTTTTACCCAGACTAGTTCAAGATAGAATTGCTGTACTGGGGATGAAATCAATGGGCGACCAAAACATCCTCAAAAGCAATGTGGTCAAACCTATCGAATGTCTGCATTACGCGATGAATCTGCCAACTTCAACGGTGATTACAGGCATTGAAAGTATGCCCATCTTAAACCAGGCTTTCGAGGCAGTAAGTACTTTTACACCCATGAGCCAGGAACAAGTTAGAGCATTACTGAATCGGACTCGCCAAGCTGCTCTTAAAGGTCAGTATGAACTGTTTAAAACCACTAGCCAATTTGATAGTACAGCCAAAAATCCTGAGTGGTTAGGATAA
- a CDS encoding lipoxygenase family protein: MTALSPDHSISSSSTHTLDIARQEYQYNYNHIPSIAMVDRLSITEEFTTNWYFLLAQQLRVLFINTLIVNRGNQDSKSIRDDVERFILEALLKGAVPARISILARILQIIPQLLLKEISKDFRELDDLFHSILKENGLAILRDALKRIITLLYEGQPTGHATSLKDYENLFPVISLPAIAKTYQEDEVFAYMRVAGYNPVTIKRVTTLSDRFPVTDEHYQAVMGTDDSLAAAGIEGRLYLADYKILDGAINGTFPHEQKYLYAPLALFALPKGSDPTRLLRPVAIQCGQTPGPDYPIVTPNSGKYAWLFAKTIVQIADANIHEAVTHLARTHLLVGVFAIATARQLPLTHPLRILLRPHFDSTLAINDAAQRILIAPGGGVDRLLSSSIDNSRVLAVLGLQSYSFNSTILPNQFQQRGVDDPNLLPIYPYRDDALLIWNAIHQWVWDYLNLYYTTDEDIQKDRALQAWAAEIPAYDGGRIPDFGEDGGIKTLNYLIDATTLIIFTASAQHAAVNFPQKDLMGYAAAIPLAGYLPASTLKREVTEQDYLNLLPPLDQAQRQYNLLSLLGSVYYNKLGEYEQGYFTDEKVKPLLQAFQSHLQQVENTIKQRNLHRPPYEYLLPSKIPQSINI; encoded by the coding sequence ATGACTGCTTTATCACCAGATCATTCAATCAGTTCATCAAGTACTCATACTTTAGATATAGCTAGGCAAGAGTATCAATATAACTACAACCATATTCCATCTATTGCGATGGTGGATCGGCTTTCTATTACGGAAGAGTTCACCACTAACTGGTATTTTTTATTAGCCCAGCAGTTACGAGTTCTTTTTATCAATACCTTGATTGTCAACAGAGGCAATCAAGATTCTAAATCGATTCGTGATGATGTCGAAAGATTTATTTTAGAAGCCTTGCTCAAGGGAGCAGTACCAGCCCGAATCAGCATTCTGGCAAGAATCCTGCAAATTATCCCTCAGCTTTTGCTCAAAGAGATATCTAAGGATTTTAGAGAACTCGACGATCTTTTTCATTCTATTCTGAAAGAAAACGGACTTGCGATCCTCAGAGATGCTCTAAAGAGGATAATTACCCTTCTATATGAAGGACAGCCTACAGGACATGCAACCAGTCTCAAGGACTACGAAAATTTGTTTCCGGTGATTAGTCTACCAGCCATCGCTAAAACTTATCAGGAAGATGAAGTATTTGCCTACATGAGAGTAGCTGGCTACAATCCCGTCACGATCAAGCGAGTAACTACTCTAAGCGATCGCTTCCCAGTCACAGACGAACATTACCAAGCGGTGATGGGAACTGACGATTCATTAGCAGCAGCAGGGATTGAAGGCAGGCTCTACTTAGCTGACTATAAAATTTTAGATGGTGCAATCAACGGTACATTCCCACACGAGCAAAAATATCTCTATGCTCCCCTAGCACTATTTGCCTTACCCAAAGGTTCAGATCCCACCCGTCTATTGCGTCCGGTAGCCATTCAATGCGGTCAGACCCCAGGCCCAGATTATCCAATTGTTACTCCTAACTCCGGTAAATACGCTTGGCTTTTTGCCAAAACGATTGTCCAAATAGCAGATGCTAACATCCACGAAGCTGTTACTCACCTAGCAAGAACTCATCTTTTAGTTGGTGTTTTTGCGATCGCAACTGCTCGACAATTGCCACTCACACATCCCCTCAGAATCCTGCTGCGCCCGCATTTTGATAGCACCTTAGCAATTAACGATGCCGCCCAACGGATTCTCATTGCTCCAGGCGGTGGTGTCGATAGATTACTCTCATCATCAATCGATAACTCTCGCGTTTTAGCAGTGCTAGGGTTGCAAAGCTATAGTTTTAACAGCACCATCTTACCTAATCAATTCCAACAGCGCGGTGTAGACGATCCTAATCTATTGCCTATTTATCCTTACCGGGATGATGCCCTACTAATCTGGAATGCCATTCATCAATGGGTTTGGGACTACCTGAACCTTTACTACACCACGGATGAAGACATTCAAAAAGACAGAGCATTGCAAGCGTGGGCAGCCGAAATCCCAGCTTACGATGGTGGTCGTATCCCCGATTTTGGCGAAGATGGGGGCATCAAAACGCTAAATTACCTGATTGATGCCACTACATTAATTATTTTTACTGCCAGTGCCCAACATGCAGCCGTTAACTTTCCGCAAAAAGATTTGATGGGCTACGCCGCAGCCATACCATTGGCAGGTTATTTACCAGCCTCAACTCTCAAAAGAGAAGTTACCGAGCAAGACTACCTTAATCTGCTCCCCCCTTTAGATCAGGCACAACGGCAATACAACCTACTCAGCTTATTAGGGTCTGTATACTACAACAAGCTGGGCGAGTATGAGCAAGGATACTTCACAGACGAGAAAGTAAAACCATTGTTACAGGCATTCCAAAGTCATCTTCAGCAGGTAGAAAATACCATCAAGCAGCGTAATTTGCACCGCCCACCCTATGAGTATCTCCTTCCTTCTAAAATTCCTCAGAGCATCAATATCTGA
- a CDS encoding cytochrome P450, producing the protein MTVNIMTLKDKVLKGQDRQLWLAPILAKVGYDTAIGKFLRLIFYYTDASIILKAWRDFLYIRKDNIGDKYFAVDQAIMHSSHSQVRELMQTQPQLRGNDLGIIRILAPSYLLDNPLSLGTNGNEHTGLRTVILQALPEPSQKIDFLGNLVEQSLLEAAKQGKLHIGNDLPKIILSILHQLVFQISLSEEEITASDSYIKGLALASLPNFINKYLLAILTAPKIRHRQYLTNRYKQSAKWASYFETGAQYQLNEHQIANTLFDMIHIAGTAGTSALLGSVIGVLCLDNDLRNDVVSEVNAVWNGKKTLDPDALEQLTILNQVILETARLYPPVRFVSQLTNEGGEVEIGEQKCPFQKGTRLLGSIFTANRDANRYQNPNDFDLTRNFSDILSWNGEGHERACPGKSLSIGFIKIFCLHLFQNYQWDSITEVKWDFEKVTAVTPNNLVLQGFAQRL; encoded by the coding sequence ATGACAGTAAATATTATGACACTTAAAGATAAAGTTCTCAAAGGTCAAGATCGCCAGCTTTGGCTTGCACCGATACTAGCCAAAGTAGGTTATGACACTGCGATCGGCAAGTTTCTGCGTTTGATTTTCTATTATACAGATGCCTCAATCATACTCAAAGCGTGGCGGGACTTTCTCTACATTCGTAAGGACAATATTGGAGACAAGTATTTTGCAGTAGACCAAGCAATTATGCATTCCTCTCACTCCCAGGTGAGGGAACTAATGCAAACCCAACCACAACTGCGAGGAAATGATTTAGGCATCATCAGAATATTAGCTCCTAGCTACCTACTCGATAATCCTCTGAGCTTGGGAACGAACGGTAACGAACACACAGGACTACGTACTGTAATCTTACAAGCCTTACCAGAACCGTCTCAAAAGATAGACTTTTTAGGAAATCTAGTTGAGCAAAGCTTGTTAGAAGCTGCTAAACAAGGCAAATTACACATCGGCAACGATTTGCCAAAGATCATACTGTCGATTTTGCATCAATTGGTTTTTCAGATATCTTTATCTGAGGAAGAAATTACAGCATCCGATAGTTACATTAAAGGTTTGGCTCTCGCATCCTTGCCTAATTTTATTAATAAGTATCTGCTGGCAATATTAACAGCACCCAAAATTCGGCATCGTCAATATTTAACCAATCGATATAAACAATCAGCTAAATGGGCATCTTACTTTGAAACAGGCGCTCAGTATCAGTTGAATGAACACCAAATTGCTAATACCCTTTTCGATATGATTCATATCGCTGGTACTGCCGGCACGAGTGCGCTTTTAGGATCAGTTATTGGTGTTCTCTGCTTGGATAATGATCTCAGAAATGATGTAGTGTCAGAAGTGAATGCAGTCTGGAATGGTAAGAAAACTTTAGATCCAGACGCTCTAGAACAGTTAACAATTCTCAATCAAGTGATTTTAGAAACGGCTCGTCTCTATCCACCTGTGCGATTTGTTAGCCAACTCACCAATGAAGGGGGTGAAGTCGAGATTGGAGAACAAAAATGTCCATTCCAAAAAGGTACTCGTTTGCTTGGCTCTATTTTTACAGCTAATCGAGATGCCAACAGATACCAAAATCCAAATGATTTTGACCTAACACGGAATTTTTCAGATATTTTATCTTGGAACGGTGAAGGGCATGAGCGAGCCTGTCCTGGTAAATCCTTATCAATTGGCTTTATTAAAATTTTCTGTTTACATCTGTTCCAGAACTATCAATGGGACTCAATTACAGAAGTTAAGTGGGATTTTGAAAAAGTGACTGCCGTTACTCCTAATAATTTAGTGCTACAAGGTTTTGCTCAACGACTGTAA
- a CDS encoding alpha/beta hydrolase, which produces MNSCDNQNLPDNQPYKIYEFKKTNQEKIPGYLVVSTAKLNVETEEQNSNRYLSSVANKKLFNINDGQVEPSTQDMIEKIAKTLESSPEPEIIINIHGYSSTPSDTETGCKKIYEYINTAIQQPNKYIFLGYRWPSENPIKTDESGSFGQKLINALSSLPTLLAINLALGLTISIWSAIALLFLNILSNSAVHFFTAMLILSGIVSATIFTLIILRLSTYFRDTYRATNYGVTDLVELIRQLDYTVKLPRNKRIKLSFISHSMGCFVVTDVIRILSDVFDVKSINKKPDSDIGNVFRLGRLVLVAPDIPVESILPGRANFLRSSLRRCEEAYIFCNEGDLALRFTSTAANYFSFPARTRISGYRLGNITVKHFNNKNDSVGHTPRYGVVNLHKQDYGKGYRLDNPYKYLEIRSSSSEHRKLEEITKMSEESVQPADLFTYFDCTDYKDDRIDQIGIVSSAIQKPAINFGNYILLTLAFIRKSINNRDPQGIDTHTGYFGGGFSQKAIYELAFLGFQGFLESLSIEGDELEQISVFSQRCQEKQIQVILAPQIYQQKTQR; this is translated from the coding sequence ATGAACTCTTGTGATAATCAGAATCTGCCAGACAATCAACCATATAAAATTTACGAATTTAAAAAAACTAATCAGGAAAAAATCCCTGGTTATTTAGTAGTTAGTACTGCCAAACTGAACGTTGAGACAGAAGAACAGAATTCTAATAGATATTTATCATCAGTTGCTAATAAAAAGCTTTTTAATATCAATGATGGACAAGTTGAACCTTCAACCCAAGACATGATTGAGAAAATTGCTAAAACTTTGGAATCAAGCCCCGAACCAGAAATTATTATAAATATTCATGGATATAGTTCTACACCATCGGATACAGAGACAGGCTGCAAAAAGATTTATGAATACATTAATACGGCTATTCAGCAACCAAATAAGTATATTTTTCTCGGATATAGATGGCCATCGGAAAATCCCATAAAAACGGATGAGTCTGGTTCTTTCGGGCAAAAGCTAATCAACGCACTTTCTTCTCTACCAACTTTACTAGCTATCAATTTAGCTCTGGGGCTAACAATTAGTATATGGTCTGCTATAGCTTTATTGTTCCTAAATATTTTGAGTAATAGCGCTGTTCACTTTTTCACAGCGATGTTAATTTTATCTGGCATTGTATCTGCAACTATTTTTACATTAATTATTCTCAGATTATCTACTTATTTCCGTGATACTTATAGAGCGACTAATTACGGGGTTACAGATTTAGTTGAATTGATTAGACAGCTTGATTATACGGTAAAACTACCTCGAAATAAACGGATTAAATTATCTTTTATTAGTCATAGTATGGGATGTTTTGTAGTTACAGATGTAATTCGTATTCTCTCTGATGTTTTTGACGTAAAATCTATTAATAAAAAACCGGATTCGGATATTGGCAATGTATTTCGATTAGGCAGACTTGTGCTAGTAGCACCTGATATACCTGTAGAAAGTATCTTGCCAGGGCGTGCTAATTTCCTTCGTTCTTCTTTACGTCGCTGCGAAGAAGCTTATATATTTTGTAATGAGGGAGACTTAGCGTTACGATTTACCTCTACTGCCGCAAATTATTTTAGTTTCCCAGCACGAACTCGTATTAGTGGATACAGGCTTGGTAATATAACAGTTAAGCATTTCAATAATAAAAATGATTCAGTGGGTCACACACCCAGATATGGAGTTGTTAATTTGCACAAGCAAGACTATGGCAAAGGTTACAGACTTGACAACCCTTATAAATATTTAGAAATTCGTTCTTCTAGTAGCGAACATAGAAAACTTGAAGAGATAACTAAAATGTCAGAAGAGTCGGTACAACCCGCAGATTTATTTACATATTTTGACTGTACAGATTATAAAGATGACCGGATAGATCAGATCGGAATTGTTAGTTCTGCAATCCAAAAGCCTGCGATAAATTTTGGGAATTACATTCTCCTAACCTTGGCATTTATTCGGAAATCTATTAACAATAGAGATCCTCAAGGTATTGATACCCACACAGGCTATTTTGGAGGTGGTTTTAGTCAGAAAGCCATTTACGAATTAGCTTTTTTAGGATTTCAAGGATTTTTAGAATCTTTGTCAATTGAAGGAGACGAGCTTGAGCAAATTAGCGTTTTTTCTCAAAGATGCCAAGAAAAGCAAATTCAAGTGATTCTTGCGCCGCAAATTTATCAACAAAAAACTCAACGTTAG
- a CDS encoding CIA30 family protein produces the protein MTDKNRSQWDLGRFLETLTYFEVIPFLNWVQQLIQGHPKDNQDRPNGGRNVGVILVAGATGGVGKRVVQRSLQQGYKVRALVRDIDKARSILGNDIDLVVADITQPETLTPLVMADIQAVVCCTAVRVQPVEGDTADRAKYYQGVKFYQPEIVGDTPENVEYQGVKNLVQAAAKYLPQANEKIIFDFTKPSAELKDNWGALDDVVMGGVSASNIQLVENTALFAGNVSTANSGGFASVRTKNFDPPFNLSGYEGVKLRVKGDGQRYKIFLRTDTKWDGVGYSYSFDTVANTWIDVRIPFADLIPVFRAKVVKDAPPIEQTRICSFQLMLSKFEYDGALNPKFSPGGFTLQLESIKAYGGTTLPQFILVSSAGVTRPGRPGINLDEEPPAVKLNDQLGGILTWKLKGEDSLRESGVPYTIIRPCALTEEVGGKELILEQGDNIKGKISREDVAELCVQALKIAKACNVTFEIKQADNTVNSIDWQKLFSNLVKDK, from the coding sequence ATGACTGACAAAAATCGTTCTCAATGGGACTTAGGCAGGTTTCTCGAAACCCTGACTTACTTTGAGGTAATTCCTTTCCTTAACTGGGTACAGCAGTTAATCCAAGGCCATCCAAAGGATAATCAAGATAGACCCAATGGAGGGAGAAACGTGGGTGTAATACTTGTAGCAGGTGCAACAGGTGGTGTAGGTAAACGAGTGGTGCAGCGATCGCTCCAACAGGGTTATAAAGTCCGCGCCCTAGTTCGAGACATTGACAAAGCGCGGTCAATTTTAGGTAATGATATAGACTTAGTAGTTGCGGATATCACACAACCAGAAACTTTAACTCCTTTAGTTATGGCTGATATCCAAGCTGTAGTTTGCTGCACAGCAGTGCGCGTGCAACCAGTTGAGGGAGACACAGCCGATAGAGCCAAATATTACCAAGGTGTTAAATTTTACCAACCAGAAATTGTGGGCGACACTCCCGAAAATGTAGAATATCAAGGTGTCAAAAACTTAGTCCAAGCGGCCGCAAAATATCTACCCCAAGCAAACGAAAAAATAATATTTGATTTCACCAAGCCATCAGCAGAATTAAAAGATAACTGGGGGGCGTTGGATGATGTCGTCATGGGTGGCGTGAGTGCCAGTAATATCCAATTAGTAGAAAATACAGCTTTATTTGCAGGTAATGTATCCACCGCTAACTCTGGCGGATTTGCTTCTGTCAGAACTAAGAATTTTGATCCCCCCTTTAACTTATCTGGTTATGAAGGTGTGAAATTGCGCGTCAAAGGTGATGGACAACGTTATAAAATCTTCCTAAGAACAGATACAAAATGGGATGGGGTTGGCTATAGCTATTCTTTTGACACAGTAGCTAATACTTGGATAGATGTTCGCATTCCCTTTGCAGATTTAATTCCCGTCTTTCGGGCAAAAGTTGTCAAAGATGCGCCGCCAATTGAGCAGACTAGAATTTGTTCATTCCAATTGATGTTGAGCAAATTTGAATATGATGGGGCTTTGAATCCCAAATTTTCCCCTGGTGGTTTTACTTTGCAATTGGAATCAATTAAAGCTTACGGCGGTACAACTTTACCACAATTTATCCTAGTCAGTTCAGCAGGTGTAACTCGTCCCGGCCGCCCTGGCATTAATTTAGATGAAGAACCGCCAGCAGTGAAATTAAATGACCAATTGGGAGGAATTCTAACTTGGAAATTGAAGGGAGAAGATAGTTTAAGAGAAAGCGGAGTTCCTTATACGATTATTAGACCTTGTGCTTTAACTGAGGAAGTAGGGGGTAAGGAATTAATATTAGAGCAAGGCGATAATATTAAGGGCAAAATCAGCCGTGAGGATGTGGCAGAACTTTGCGTGCAAGCGCTAAAAATAGCGAAAGCTTGTAATGTCACCTTTGAGATAAAACAGGCAGATAATACTGTTAACTCTATCGATTGGCAGAAGCTATTTTCTAATTTAGTAAAGGATAAATAA